One segment of Bactrocera neohumeralis isolate Rockhampton unplaced genomic scaffold, APGP_CSIRO_Bneo_wtdbg2-racon-allhic-juicebox.fasta_v2 ctg7916, whole genome shotgun sequence DNA contains the following:
- the LOC126767567 gene encoding uncharacterized protein K02A2.6-like — MTSHRIQRWAIILMAYQFDIKYRNTHAHGNADALSRLPVSTDIQFDTSEACYNVTHVQLPINANIIRKHTERDEILRKVKHFVKSGWPSQLSPESLQQNILELLHDGHWGTVRMKQLARHHVWWPNIDDDIAKVTRQCEICKVGNPAPTRQYLSWPEAKSPWERVHIDFAGPIFDSMWLICIDAYSQFPFVTQLSSTTTDSTIHSLKSIFAIEGFPNTLVSDNGPQLTSDAFKQFCKLHGITHITTAPFHPASNGLAERFVQTFKTAVRKNINEGLSKGYVHLSKM; from the exons ATGACTTCGCATCGTATTCAGCGTTGGGCCATCATACTTATGGCATATCAATTCGATATCAAGTATCGTAATACACATGCACATGGTAATGCGGATGCACTCTCTCGTTTACCTGTAAGTACCGATATTCAATTTGATACATCGGAAGCATGCTACAATGTGACACACGTACAATTACCAATAAATGCTAATATTATTCGGAAGCACACAGAACGAGACGAAATACTACGTaaagttaaacattttgttAAATCAGGTTGGCCTTCACAACTATCGCCAG AATCATTACAGCAAAATATTCTAGAACTATTACATGATGGACATTGGGGAACCGTAAGAATGAAGCAATTAGCACGACATCACGTTTGGTGGCCAAACATCGATGACGACATAGCCAAAGTGACACGTCaatgtgaaatttgtaaagttggCAATCCAGCTCCTACACGTCAATACCTTAGTTGGCCAGAAGCAAAATCACCATGGGAACGCGTTCATATCGACTTCGCTGGCCCTATATTCGATTCTATGTGGCTTATATGCATAGATGCATATTCGCAATTTCCATTCGTAACTCAGTTATCGTCAACTACAACAGATAGTACTATACAttctttaaaatcaatttttgccATAGAAGGTTTTCCCAATACACTGGTTAGTGATAATGGACCTCAGCTAACATCCGAcgcatttaaacaattttgcaaGTTACATGGTATTACGCACATAACAACTGCACCGTTTCATCCAGCATCTAACGGACTCGCCGAGCGTTTTGTCCAAACATTTAAAACCGCAGTTCGAAAAAATATCAATGAAGGTCTATCCAAAGGTTATGtccacttgagtaagatg